From a region of the Candidatus Dependentiae bacterium genome:
- a CDS encoding NifU family protein yields the protein MLEQTNFEIIVQIQQALDEIQPYIESHGGRVELVEFKDSILFIKFYGTCVQCPLSFYTLTYGIEKQLKEKIPTILRVEAVE from the coding sequence ATGCTCGAGCAAACTAACTTTGAAATTATAGTACAAATTCAACAAGCGCTCGATGAAATACAGCCTTATATAGAATCGCACGGCGGGCGCGTTGAGTTGGTAGAATTTAAAGATTCTATCCTTTTTATCAAATTTTATGGGACATGTGTACAATGTCCCCTTTCTTTTTATACACTTACATATGGCATAGAAAAACAGCTTAAAGAAAAAATACCAACTATTTTACGAGTAGAAGCTGTAGAATAG
- the rplQ gene encoding 50S ribosomal protein L17, which yields MKSSYRKAYLRNQVINLINYGHITVSLEGAKEIRRLAEKMVTLAAKGNDFNARRRAKQILPYSEVALEKLFKELAPQYVTRPGGYTRILRLGRRPSDSANMARLQWV from the coding sequence ATGAAGTCTTCCTATCGGAAGGCTTATTTGAGAAACCAAGTAATTAATTTAATTAATTATGGTCACATAACAGTATCTCTTGAAGGTGCAAAAGAAATACGTCGTTTGGCTGAAAAAATGGTCACTTTGGCAGCAAAAGGTAATGATTTTAATGCGCGTCGTCGTGCAAAACAAATTTTACCATACAGCGAAGTAGCTCTTGAAAAATTATTTAAAGAACTTGCGCCACAGTATGTAACTCGCCCAGGCGGTTACACCCGTATTCTACGCCTTGGACGTCGTCCAAGTGATTCAGCGAATATGGCACGTTTGCAATGGGTTTAA
- a CDS encoding DNA-directed RNA polymerase subunit alpha, which produces MSKSTYKPLTMPTLGWEKKSMTQTFGKLTAQPLESGFGITLGNALRRSLLGAIEGSAVTSVIIKGVNNEFSSLPGIVEDIMQIVLNIKQIVIKNKENKPGSMKLVISGKEKNVATVADIVCDEHLELVNKDLVIATLAKDGQLDIEFFVESGRGYQLAQWPIGTALAEHGRMYLDAMFSPVRNVALFVEKTRVGKEIDYDKLTLEITTNGAENPVDVLNYAVSVLRTQLENFLVDTEIPFNDISSSNEEESSYQSEEVEDNGFKDIPVEALFKSIDELELSARAHNCLANANIARVLDLVNVSEDESLRIKNFGRKSLDEVKDVLRSLGLRFGMEIKEEVALKALKRKTGNK; this is translated from the coding sequence ATGTCGAAATCAACGTATAAGCCACTTACTATGCCTACATTGGGTTGGGAAAAGAAGTCTATGACCCAAACTTTTGGGAAGTTAACTGCTCAGCCATTGGAATCAGGTTTTGGTATTACTTTAGGTAATGCACTACGCCGTTCATTGCTAGGGGCAATTGAAGGCTCAGCTGTAACCTCAGTTATTATTAAAGGTGTTAATAATGAATTTTCATCATTGCCTGGCATTGTTGAAGATATCATGCAAATTGTTTTAAACATTAAACAAATTGTTATCAAGAACAAAGAAAACAAACCAGGATCAATGAAATTGGTTATTTCAGGCAAAGAAAAAAATGTAGCTACGGTTGCAGATATTGTCTGTGATGAACACCTTGAACTGGTAAATAAAGATCTTGTTATTGCTACTCTTGCAAAAGATGGACAACTTGATATTGAATTCTTTGTTGAGTCTGGTCGCGGTTATCAATTGGCTCAATGGCCTATTGGTACAGCACTTGCAGAGCATGGTCGTATGTACCTTGATGCAATGTTTTCTCCTGTTCGCAACGTTGCGTTGTTTGTTGAAAAAACACGTGTTGGAAAAGAGATTGATTATGATAAATTAACTCTTGAAATAACAACAAATGGTGCAGAAAATCCGGTTGATGTATTAAATTATGCAGTATCGGTTTTAAGAACACAGCTTGAAAATTTCTTAGTTGATACAGAAATTCCATTTAATGATATTTCTTCATCTAATGAAGAAGAATCTTCATATCAAAGTGAAGAAGTTGAAGATAATGGATTTAAAGATATTCCTGTTGAAGCTTTGTTTAAATCTATTGATGAATTGGAATTATCAGCTCGAGCTCATAATTGCTTAGCAAATGCAAATATCGCTCGTGTTCTTGATTTGGTAAACGTTTCTGAAGATGAAAGTTTACGGATTAAAAATTTCGGAAGAAAATCTTTAGATGAAGTAAAAGACGTTTTAAGATCTTTGGGTCTACGTTTTGGTATGGAAATTAAAGAAGAAGTTGCTTTAAAAGCATTAAAGCGAAAAACTGGAAATAAATAA
- the rpsD gene encoding 30S ribosomal protein S4 → MVNKPNTKSNSNSSSKSRDPKSSDSGQGEQNSKKSFKRVSEYGRQLQEKQKVKQMYGMREKQFKRFFKEATDMEGVPGENLLILLERRLDSVVYRLKMAISCSQARQMIVHGHVLVNGVRVTKPSYIVSIGDVVGLHSSVASKTEFLATVVDKRMNIAIKVPEWLELVKQSRTGNVLRYPTRNDIQFPVEEHLIVALYSK, encoded by the coding sequence ATGGTAAATAAACCAAATACAAAATCAAATTCAAATTCAAGCTCAAAATCAAGAGATCCAAAGTCTTCTGATTCTGGACAAGGCGAACAAAATTCTAAAAAAAGCTTTAAAAGAGTTTCAGAATATGGTCGCCAGCTTCAAGAAAAACAAAAAGTAAAACAAATGTACGGGATGCGCGAAAAGCAATTTAAGCGTTTCTTTAAAGAAGCTACTGATATGGAAGGTGTTCCTGGAGAAAACCTTTTAATCTTATTAGAGCGTCGTTTGGATAGTGTTGTTTACAGATTAAAAATGGCAATTTCTTGCAGCCAAGCTCGTCAAATGATTGTTCATGGACATGTTTTAGTAAATGGCGTTAGAGTCACTAAACCATCATACATAGTATCAATTGGCGATGTTGTTGGGTTGCATTCATCTGTTGCAAGCAAAACAGAATTCCTAGCAACAGTTGTTGATAAACGTATGAATATTGCAATTAAAGTTCCTGAGTGGCTAGAGCTTGTTAAGCAAAGCAGAACAGGAAACGTTCTTCGTTATCCAACTAGAAATGATATACAATTCCCTGTCGAAGAACATTTGATTGTTGCGTTGTATTCAAAATAA
- the rpsK gene encoding 30S ribosomal protein S11, translated as MAFNKKVKKTKRQLSAAVAHVKSSFNNTMVTITTLEGDVVLSSSAGKLGFKGSRKGTPFAASQIANALSKDMQGMGIKTVEINLQGPGAGRDSVVRAFQSSGLHVSTLRDVTPLPHNGTRPPKKRRV; from the coding sequence ATGGCGTTTAACAAAAAAGTAAAAAAAACGAAGCGACAATTGTCTGCGGCAGTAGCCCATGTTAAGTCTTCATTTAACAACACAATGGTAACAATTACTACGCTTGAAGGCGATGTGGTTTTGTCAAGCAGTGCTGGAAAATTAGGGTTTAAGGGATCTCGTAAAGGTACACCTTTTGCAGCTTCTCAAATAGCAAATGCTCTTTCAAAAGACATGCAGGGTATGGGTATTAAAACCGTAGAAATTAACTTGCAAGGACCTGGAGCTGGTCGTGATTCAGTTGTGCGAGCTTTCCAAAGTTCTGGATTACACGTTTCGACTTTGCGAGACGTAACTCCATTGCCTCACAATGGAACTCGTCCTCCTAAAAAACGTCGTGTATAA
- the rpsM gene encoding 30S ribosomal protein S13: MARISGVNLPPRKRVEYGLTYVYGIGLKSSQDILTALSIDYNTRVKDLSDQEVFAIQKKVTDEYTTEGDLRKEVLMSIKRLQEIGSYRGLRHKKGLPSRGQRTKTNARTRKGPRRAGSAVAMKKKIAKK, encoded by the coding sequence ATGGCAAGAATTTCTGGAGTTAATTTACCTCCTCGAAAAAGAGTAGAGTATGGGCTTACTTATGTGTACGGCATAGGTTTAAAATCATCACAAGATATTTTAACAGCCCTTAGTATTGATTATAATACACGTGTAAAAGATCTTTCTGATCAAGAAGTCTTTGCGATTCAAAAAAAAGTTACTGACGAATACACAACAGAAGGTGATTTGCGCAAAGAAGTTCTTATGAGTATCAAAAGACTTCAAGAAATTGGTTCGTATCGTGGATTAAGACATAAAAAAGGTCTTCCTTCTCGTGGTCAGCGTACAAAAACAAACGCACGAACAAGAAAAGGTCCACGTAGAGCAGGATCTGCAGTCGCAATGAAGAAAAAAATAGCAAAAAAATAA
- the rpmJ gene encoding 50S ribosomal protein L36, which yields MKVRTSVKVMCGDCRIIRRERVVRIICKKNPKHKQRQG from the coding sequence ATGAAAGTAAGAACATCTGTAAAAGTAATGTGTGGCGATTGTCGAATTATTCGACGAGAACGCGTGGTAAGAATAATTTGTAAAAAAAACCCGAAGCATAAACAACGTCAAGGATAA
- the infA gene encoding translation initiation factor IF-1, which produces MKQKDDVVRIDGIVKETLPNAMFKIEVEGGHMILGHVSGKMRMNFIRILPGDKVVLELSPYDLTRGRIVRRNK; this is translated from the coding sequence ATGAAACAAAAAGATGATGTTGTCCGGATTGATGGGATTGTAAAAGAAACATTGCCCAATGCGATGTTTAAGATTGAAGTAGAGGGAGGGCACATGATATTAGGACATGTGTCAGGTAAAATGCGAATGAATTTCATTCGAATATTGCCTGGAGATAAGGTTGTTTTGGAGCTTTCTCCTTACGATTTGACTCGTGGAAGAATTGTACGAAGAAATAAATAG
- the map gene encoding type I methionyl aminopeptidase produces MIIKSKQALEKMRTAGKLLADIFEKISPIVREGVSTAFIDAWIEEELQKRQLVSQSKGYKGYRHVSCISVNDVVVHGIPSEKVILQKGDLVKVDVCAAWQLYCADMARSYVVGFEQNEHENHLILIAQQALDKGIAQAAPGKRLYDISAAVQEHVERYKYGVVRDFAGHGIGRHMHEEPDVPNFGTAGTGMRLQVGMTFAIEPMITQGSYEVYVDRDGWTVRTKDKSLAVHVEDTVLVGENGPEILTRLIQ; encoded by the coding sequence ATGATTATTAAAAGTAAACAAGCCCTAGAAAAGATGAGGACTGCGGGTAAATTACTCGCCGATATCTTTGAAAAAATTAGTCCAATCGTACGTGAAGGCGTATCTACAGCATTTATTGATGCTTGGATTGAGGAAGAATTACAAAAGCGGCAGCTTGTTTCTCAATCAAAAGGTTATAAGGGATACAGGCATGTGAGCTGTATTTCTGTAAATGATGTGGTAGTGCATGGGATACCAAGCGAAAAAGTTATTTTACAAAAAGGTGATCTTGTAAAAGTTGATGTTTGTGCTGCTTGGCAACTTTATTGTGCGGATATGGCTAGATCTTATGTGGTTGGATTTGAGCAAAACGAGCATGAAAATCATTTGATATTGATTGCTCAGCAAGCTTTAGATAAAGGAATAGCTCAGGCTGCTCCGGGTAAAAGGTTGTATGATATTTCTGCAGCTGTTCAAGAGCATGTTGAGCGTTATAAATATGGAGTTGTGCGAGATTTTGCAGGTCATGGAATTGGCAGACACATGCATGAAGAGCCTGATGTGCCTAATTTTGGAACTGCAGGAACTGGGATGAGATTGCAAGTTGGAATGACATTTGCAATTGAGCCTATGATTACTCAAGGTTCATATGAAGTGTATGTTGATCGAGATGGCTGGACTGTTAGAACAAAGGATAAATCTTTGGCTGTACATGTAGAAGATACTGTGCTTGTCGGGGAAAATGGTCCTGAAATTCTAACAAGGCTAATACAATAA
- a CDS encoding nucleoside monophosphate kinase codes for MSKNKIFLFFGPPGSGKGSLSSMCVEHFGWKHVSTGDLCREHIAQGSEIGKQIKFATEHGLFVSDEVVADMLAQWMIMQKELSQDIILDGYPRTKKQADILDALMHKYLPEFELILVKLNIDSELLTDRIVNRVLCSNKECGQIYSTSSISKSRPRVEMKCDKCESLLVKRSDDTLESLKLRLQAYYQHEQDVLDFYIDKGMKIEMLNGNQSVQNVFEDFKKIVRQ; via the coding sequence TTGAGCAAAAACAAAATATTTTTGTTTTTTGGTCCTCCTGGTTCTGGCAAAGGATCGCTTTCCTCTATGTGTGTAGAGCATTTTGGATGGAAGCATGTTTCAACTGGAGATTTATGCAGGGAACATATTGCGCAAGGTTCTGAGATCGGAAAACAAATTAAGTTCGCAACTGAGCATGGTTTGTTTGTTTCTGATGAAGTTGTTGCTGATATGTTGGCACAGTGGATGATTATGCAAAAAGAATTATCGCAAGATATTATTCTTGATGGTTATCCTCGAACAAAAAAGCAGGCTGATATTTTAGATGCTTTGATGCATAAGTATTTGCCAGAATTTGAATTGATTTTAGTTAAGTTGAATATAGATTCAGAGCTTTTGACTGATCGTATTGTAAATCGAGTGCTATGTTCAAATAAAGAATGTGGACAGATTTACTCTACGTCGTCAATTTCAAAATCTAGACCAAGAGTTGAAATGAAATGTGATAAATGTGAATCATTACTGGTTAAAAGATCAGATGATACATTAGAATCATTGAAATTACGACTACAGGCGTATTATCAACATGAGCAAGATGTTCTTGATTTTTATATTGATAAAGGCATGAAGATTGAAATGCTTAATGGTAATCAATCGGTACAAAATGTTTTTGAAGATTTTAAAAAGATAGTGCGCCAATAA
- the secY gene encoding preprotein translocase subunit SecY: protein MVLLKSFRNIFLISELRKKIAFTLGVLIVFRLGAYIPVIGVNVQKLAEYMGQKSGIGGLLSYFDIFSGGSLQACTVFALGIGPYISASIMMQILGMTVPSLEQLLKDGEYGRKIINQYTRYLALGLAVLQSVGFATLLEHQGLVLVPGWSFRILFVMTLTAGAMIAMWLGDQISLHGIGNGSSMLIFAGIVSHYPNMILRLVHEVQEGSVNIILALMVLVVFLFITASIIFLEKGERKVPVQYARRIVGNRVYSGQSSYIPFKINSAGIMPVIFAGAVLKFPLFLAGMLAPYFPIVNTVVQAFNSGPLFLVSEFLLIILFSFLYSALAINPVELAENIRKNGGFVPGMRPGKQTVQYFEYLLNRIGLVGAIYLGLLAVFPAILQKLFGIPFYESGTSMLIVVGVALEFSSQVESYLIERRYEGFLSGGRMKRGGVR from the coding sequence GTGGTTTTATTAAAAAGTTTTCGAAATATTTTTCTAATTTCTGAACTTCGCAAGAAGATAGCTTTTACATTAGGAGTTTTGATTGTTTTCCGTTTGGGTGCTTATATACCTGTAATTGGAGTTAACGTTCAAAAGCTTGCTGAATATATGGGGCAAAAATCAGGAATTGGTGGATTATTAAGTTATTTTGATATTTTTTCTGGTGGGTCGTTACAGGCTTGTACAGTGTTTGCATTGGGCATCGGGCCCTACATTAGTGCTTCGATCATGATGCAAATATTAGGAATGACTGTTCCATCATTAGAGCAATTGCTTAAAGATGGTGAGTATGGTCGTAAAATTATCAATCAATACACTCGATATTTGGCTCTTGGACTTGCTGTGTTGCAAAGCGTTGGCTTTGCTACATTGCTAGAACATCAAGGATTGGTACTTGTTCCAGGATGGTCATTTCGAATTCTTTTTGTAATGACATTGACTGCAGGAGCAATGATAGCTATGTGGCTAGGTGATCAAATTTCATTACATGGAATTGGTAACGGAAGCTCAATGCTTATTTTTGCTGGGATCGTATCTCATTATCCAAATATGATACTTAGATTGGTTCATGAGGTGCAAGAAGGAAGTGTAAATATTATTCTTGCTTTAATGGTTCTTGTAGTCTTTTTATTTATTACCGCTTCTATCATTTTCTTAGAAAAAGGTGAGCGTAAGGTTCCTGTGCAGTATGCACGCAGAATAGTTGGAAATCGCGTTTATAGCGGTCAAAGTAGTTATATTCCATTCAAAATTAATAGCGCTGGAATTATGCCTGTTATTTTTGCTGGAGCTGTTTTGAAATTCCCATTGTTTTTAGCTGGTATGCTTGCACCATATTTTCCGATAGTAAACACGGTAGTTCAAGCTTTTAATAGCGGACCGCTGTTTTTAGTTTCGGAATTTTTATTGATTATTTTGTTTTCATTTTTATATTCAGCCCTTGCTATTAATCCAGTTGAGTTGGCTGAAAATATTCGAAAAAATGGCGGGTTTGTTCCTGGGATGCGTCCTGGTAAGCAAACAGTACAATATTTTGAATATTTATTGAATAGAATCGGACTCGTTGGAGCAATTTATTTAGGATTGCTTGCAGTATTTCCAGCGATCTTACAAAAACTATTTGGTATTCCATTCTACGAGTCTGGAACATCAATGTTGATTGTTGTTGGTGTCGCATTAGAATTTTCAAGCCAGGTCGAATCATATTTGATTGAACGTCGCTACGAAGGATTTTTGTCAGGGGGCAGAATGAAACGTGGGGGTGTTCGTTGA
- the rplO gene encoding 50S ribosomal protein L15: MLQLNNLVKLTEKRKRVGRGGCRGGTSGKGHKGQKARSGGSVSARFEGGQMPLSRRLPKRGFSNHMFKQEFELVTLGQLNNLFEDGQTVTKLMLLEAGCVKKGLLVKILATGVLEKNITVEVDACSKSAKEAVERVGGAVKLV; the protein is encoded by the coding sequence ATGTTGCAGCTTAATAATTTAGTAAAATTAACAGAAAAAAGAAAACGTGTTGGTCGCGGCGGTTGTCGTGGTGGAACTTCAGGAAAAGGGCATAAGGGTCAAAAGGCTCGTTCAGGCGGTAGTGTTTCTGCTCGCTTTGAGGGTGGTCAAATGCCTTTATCTCGTCGTTTGCCAAAACGAGGATTTAGCAACCACATGTTTAAGCAAGAATTTGAATTAGTAACCCTTGGTCAACTTAATAATCTTTTTGAAGATGGACAAACGGTAACTAAATTAATGTTGCTTGAGGCTGGATGTGTTAAAAAAGGACTGTTGGTAAAAATCTTAGCAACAGGTGTTTTAGAAAAAAATATAACTGTTGAAGTTGACGCATGTAGTAAGTCTGCTAAAGAAGCTGTAGAGCGCGTAGGCGGTGCTGTCAAACTCGTTTAG
- the rpsE gene encoding 30S ribosomal protein S5 produces MSKKQIQEETSSFDKAVSVRRVTKVTKGGKRFAFSAFVVSGDQNGNVGIALGKGKDVSAAIAKATVRAHKQRITIPMRNTTVPYNVEGYHGACKVVIRSASKGTGIIAGGAVRAVMEALGIKDILTKAIGSSNNINVVKATLNALSKLRSVKHIARLRGKTIQEITGKQDVAA; encoded by the coding sequence ATGAGTAAAAAACAGATCCAGGAAGAAACGAGCTCGTTTGACAAAGCAGTGAGCGTACGACGTGTTACCAAAGTTACTAAAGGTGGTAAGCGTTTTGCATTCTCAGCATTTGTTGTATCAGGTGATCAAAACGGTAACGTTGGAATCGCACTTGGTAAGGGTAAAGATGTGTCTGCTGCTATTGCTAAAGCAACAGTAAGAGCACACAAACAACGCATTACAATTCCTATGCGTAACACAACTGTTCCATACAATGTCGAAGGATATCATGGAGCATGTAAAGTAGTTATTCGATCAGCCTCTAAAGGGACTGGAATTATTGCTGGTGGAGCGGTTCGTGCAGTAATGGAAGCTCTTGGAATTAAAGATATTTTGACAAAAGCTATTGGCTCGTCAAATAACATTAACGTTGTGAAAGCAACATTAAACGCATTGTCAAAGCTTCGATCTGTAAAGCATATTGCTAGATTAAGAGGCAAAACAATACAGGAAATAACAGGAAAACAAGATGTTGCAGCTTAA
- the rplR gene encoding 50S ribosomal protein L18 — protein MNIKKLQKKRQRRATRVRTALIAKSGRPRVSVFRSLNHIYAQLIDDSQQITIVASSSKALDLKSKTEKLDKKAIAKAVGIDLARKALQANVDVACFDRGSYLYHGRVQSLADGLREGGLKI, from the coding sequence GTGAATATTAAGAAATTACAAAAAAAACGCCAACGTAGAGCAACTCGTGTTCGAACGGCTTTAATCGCAAAATCAGGACGACCAAGAGTCTCTGTTTTTAGAAGTCTTAATCATATTTATGCACAGTTGATTGATGATAGCCAGCAAATAACTATTGTTGCGTCATCATCGAAAGCATTAGATTTGAAATCTAAAACAGAAAAACTTGATAAAAAAGCTATAGCAAAAGCTGTAGGAATAGATCTTGCTCGCAAAGCATTACAAGCAAATGTTGATGTTGCATGTTTTGACAGAGGAAGCTATTTGTATCACGGTCGCGTTCAATCTTTGGCTGATGGCCTGAGAGAAGGCGGATTAAAAATATAA
- the rplF gene encoding 50S ribosomal protein L6 codes for MSKIGRKPISTQDIAVTIDGQVVSYQGAKKSGTYVLPDCLRVKHENGFIKIELANALDKKSNNFWGLHRALLSNELMGSVNEFSEDVVIVGLGYKGELKGDMITFSLGYSHKIDFKLPENIAVVIDKTGQKINLRSTSKFLVGDVAQRICALRRPEPYKGTGVRLQNEVIHRKTGKN; via the coding sequence ATGTCTAAAATTGGTAGAAAACCTATCAGCACTCAAGATATTGCTGTAACAATAGATGGCCAAGTTGTTTCTTATCAAGGAGCAAAAAAATCAGGTACATATGTGTTACCAGATTGCTTGCGTGTGAAGCATGAAAATGGCTTCATTAAAATAGAGCTTGCAAATGCTTTAGACAAAAAAAGCAACAATTTTTGGGGTCTTCACAGAGCTTTACTATCAAATGAATTGATGGGTTCTGTTAATGAATTTTCTGAAGATGTTGTGATTGTTGGCTTAGGTTATAAAGGTGAACTTAAAGGAGATATGATTACATTTTCTTTAGGCTACAGCCATAAAATTGATTTTAAGTTGCCTGAAAACATTGCGGTTGTTATTGACAAAACTGGCCAAAAAATAAATCTTCGTTCAACGAGTAAGTTTTTGGTTGGTGATGTTGCTCAGCGTATTTGTGCTTTAAGAAGACCTGAGCCCTACAAAGGAACTGGTGTTCGTTTGCAAAATGAAGTAATTCATAGAAAAACCGGAAAAAATTAA
- the rpsH gene encoding 30S ribosomal protein S8 has product MSKDVIADFLTIVRNGIVRSKSSVEIGYSRLRYEIAQILKEEGFVVDVLLEEQDAQKTIKIVLKYVDGESVIHEITRISKPSRRVYTGVDSVKPVISGLGVSILTTSKGVMTDRVARKHRVGGELICTIW; this is encoded by the coding sequence GTGTCAAAAGATGTAATAGCAGATTTTTTAACGATAGTTCGAAATGGCATTGTAAGATCAAAATCTTCTGTAGAGATTGGTTATTCAAGACTTCGTTATGAGATTGCTCAAATCTTAAAAGAAGAAGGTTTTGTTGTTGATGTTTTGTTAGAAGAACAAGATGCGCAAAAAACTATTAAAATAGTCTTAAAATATGTTGATGGTGAATCAGTGATTCATGAAATCACGCGTATTAGCAAACCAAGTCGTCGTGTTTATACTGGTGTCGATAGCGTTAAGCCTGTAATTAGTGGTTTGGGTGTTAGCATCCTAACTACAAGTAAAGGTGTCATGACTGATAGAGTCGCTAGAAAACATCGTGTTGGCGGCGAGTTAATTTGTACGATTTGGTAA
- the rpsN gene encoding 30S ribosomal protein S14, with amino-acid sequence MSKTSVVERDKKRDRLVKKFREKRNELKKIVSNTKVSLEDRLAAQAALTDLPRNSSSARLKKRCSQTGRPRGYIGFFGVSRIVFRELASAGLLPGVKKASW; translated from the coding sequence ATGTCAAAAACTTCTGTCGTAGAACGCGATAAAAAACGAGACCGTCTCGTTAAAAAGTTCAGAGAAAAAAGAAACGAATTAAAAAAGATTGTGAGCAATACAAAAGTTTCTCTTGAAGATCGTTTGGCTGCTCAAGCAGCTCTAACAGACCTTCCAAGAAATTCAAGCTCAGCTCGTTTAAAGAAACGTTGTTCACAAACAGGCCGTCCTCGCGGATATATTGGCTTTTTTGGTGTTTCTCGAATTGTTTTTAGAGAGCTTGCGTCAGCAGGGCTTTTGCCTGGTGTTAAAAAAGCAAGTTGGTAA
- the rplE gene encoding 50S ribosomal protein L5: MKSLKKARLEVLYKEKLALALQKELGLENVMQTPKISKIVLNIGVKEAVADSKILQTVQKVLTMIAGQAAVKTIAKKSIAGFKIREGMPLGVMVTLRRQRMYEFLDKLINLSLPMVRDFRGVTTNFDNSGNYNLGIKEWVIFPEVDYDTASKVFGLNISIETSTKDKKHAYALLKSFGMPFVQEGK, from the coding sequence GTGAAAAGTCTCAAAAAAGCTCGATTAGAAGTCTTGTACAAAGAAAAGCTTGCTCTTGCTTTGCAAAAAGAGTTGGGTTTGGAAAATGTAATGCAAACTCCTAAGATTTCAAAAATCGTTTTGAACATAGGTGTTAAAGAAGCTGTTGCGGATAGCAAAATTTTGCAAACTGTTCAAAAAGTTTTGACGATGATTGCTGGTCAAGCTGCAGTAAAAACAATTGCAAAAAAATCTATCGCAGGTTTCAAAATTCGAGAAGGCATGCCTCTTGGAGTTATGGTAACTTTAAGAAGACAGCGTATGTACGAATTTTTAGATAAATTAATCAATTTGTCTTTACCGATGGTACGTGATTTTAGGGGTGTGACTACAAACTTTGACAACTCTGGAAATTACAATCTAGGGATAAAAGAATGGGTTATCTTTCCTGAAGTTGATTATGATACTGCAAGTAAAGTATTTGGTCTAAATATTTCAATCGAAACTAGTACAAAAGATAAAAAGCATGCATACGCTTTATTAAAGAGCTTTGGTATGCCTTTTGTGCAAGAAGGTAAATAG
- the rplX gene encoding 50S ribosomal protein L24, producing the protein MKNILKKNDKVQVISGKDKGKVGEILELCKKFGRIKVEGVNVVTKHVKARRQGEVAGIQKREAFIHASNVMPVDAMTGKPVRVSKIKRV; encoded by the coding sequence ATGAAAAATATATTGAAAAAAAACGACAAAGTTCAGGTTATTTCTGGCAAAGATAAAGGAAAAGTCGGCGAAATTCTAGAACTTTGTAAAAAGTTTGGTAGAATTAAAGTTGAAGGCGTAAACGTTGTTACTAAGCATGTAAAAGCTCGTCGACAAGGCGAAGTTGCTGGAATACAAAAACGTGAAGCTTTTATTCATGCATCTAATGTTATGCCCGTTGATGCAATGACAGGAAAACCAGTACGTGTTAGTAAAATTAAACGGGTTTAG
- the rplN gene encoding 50S ribosomal protein L14 has product MIQKESFLMVADNSGAKLLKCFHLVGGTRKRYAYIGDIVKCSVKVAIPQGMVKKGDIVDVMIVRTKKELRRTDGTYIRFSENAGVILKDGKMLGTRIFGPVAREIRATGQSKIVSSAPEVL; this is encoded by the coding sequence ATGATACAAAAAGAATCCTTTTTAATGGTTGCTGATAACTCTGGTGCGAAATTATTAAAATGTTTCCATCTTGTTGGTGGCACTCGCAAAAGATATGCATACATTGGTGATATCGTGAAATGTTCTGTAAAAGTAGCAATACCTCAGGGCATGGTCAAAAAAGGTGATATCGTTGATGTCATGATTGTTAGAACAAAAAAAGAGTTGCGTCGTACTGATGGCACCTACATTCGTTTTAGTGAAAACGCTGGGGTTATTTTAAAAGATGGTAAAATGTTAGGAACGAGAATCTTTGGTCCAGTCGCTAGAGAAATTCGCGCAACTGGTCAATCGAAGATTGTTTCTTCAGCTCCAGAAGTTTTGTAG